DNA sequence from the Papio anubis isolate 15944 chromosome 7, Panubis1.0, whole genome shotgun sequence genome:
gaggtttcgctatgttggccaggctggtctcaaactcctgacctcaagtaatctgcctgccttggtctcccaaagtgctgggattataggtgtgagccaccatgcccgtctcaAATATTCATTGTTTATACCCATCTAAAAACTGTTAATTTTCACACAACTCTGAAAATATATAGTAACTAGATCCTTAATAAATGCTGGTTGAATTAAGGTCTATTTATTAGATTTCAGCTAGGCACTGACCTCATTTATGAATACAActatgtggttgtgtgtgtgtgtgtatgtgtatgtgtgtgtttcttttaagTTGCTGCAGTtggcattctatttttttttttatattttttgcatacCCAACTCAGACCTAATTGTGCCAGTAGCTTTGACCCAGGGCTCTGCTTTGAAGAGGCTGGCAGCCCCGGACTGACATGCTTTCCTATGccccttctcctctctgggcagaggGCCTGAGGTTGGGCAGTCTTCATGGGCTATTGGTTGCTTCCATCACCTGCCTCACTTGCTACCTCAGGGCTGAGCTTTGCTAATGCACAAAATGACTTCTTAGTAACATGTATTTGAAAGACTAAAAGTGAGTCAAGGTCCTGGTTTGCTGATTGGACAGCAATCAGAGGTTGCTCCATAGCCCTGGAAACCACTTGGGTTCTGCTGGTGTCTGTCCTGATGCTGCTTTGAGTCAGAtgttgaggtcagcctggcccaCTTTGCCATCAGCATTACGTTGCTAAGGTACCAATGTTCTGCCTTCCCATTCTGCCCTGGTATTTTCATCTTCCAGGAGCATCACTGCAACTGAACCCTTCTTGCCaaccctctctctcttgcccccAACTTCACTTTCCTGCATAAACAAAGACTCCTCTACTGTCACCCTCTTTGGGaacactctctctttctttttccctgaggATATGACCTAAGTCCTCCTACCACAGAGCTGGGGGTgggactgggggtggggtggcatTGGCTTTCTGCTTGCTCTCCAGTACTGCCTCCTAACCAAAACCATGTGCCACTGGGCTTTGCCCCCTTCATCCGCCTGTCTCCTGAGCTTTTCTCTACACTCACTGCAGACTTTGACATTTGCTTTATAGACTTTCCCTCTCGACACTTAGTCCTGCCATCATCCTGGACAACTTTATCTTTCCTGTGGTCTTTACTATCCCCTCCACTCCACTTTAGCTGCCTATCTCATGGTCACAACCTATGCCTGATCTTTGTCTAAGACTGGCCTATTTCTGTACTCCTAAGCTTCAGAAGCACAGCTGTGGCCTTCCTCCTCCAACACAGACTCTCTCCCATGCACCTACTCCTACAGTTTCTAACCTCACACAGCTCTGGACTACTCCATTTTACCTTTTTATCATTTACTTCCCTCTGTGACCTAATTCTGGTAGTCATTATTTCAATTATTCTCTCTCCATCAGCCTTCTTGCTTATTTCTCCCTTGTATCCATCCAGCAAACCCTGCCTTGGAGGAAGTCTCCTAACTCAACTTCTCTAGCTCTATATATACTCGGTACTTGTGTATTGTTGGTAAAAACTGTATGGTTTTTCTGCCTGACAATCTTTAGGCAGCTTTAGGAAGCTTCTCccatctccctttttctttttcatacccTCCACACTTCAACATCTTGCTCACTCTCAACAACAGGCCTTTATTTTTTCactaagaaaactgaggttgtAAGGTAGGGAGTTCCTTAACTTACTCATTTGTGTTTGTGTCCATCTGGCTCCCATCTTTCCATCCTCCTCCTCTTGGGGAAAGAGCTACCAGTTCCTGTTTATTAAGGGTTTGGATCTGGTCCCCCAGCCCACCATCTTTATCCATATCTTTACTCTAAGCCCATAAATGTGCTTACCCCTTTCCCATCTGAAAATGAAACCAAACTGAAACCCTTGCCACCATTCTATCTCCTTCCCTTCACAGGCAAGCCTCCTGCAAAACTAAGCCTGAATGAACTGTCTTCATTGTTTTACTTCCCGTTCTCTCCTCAGCCTTCTATAATCTGGCTTCTGCCCTATCATCATTCCACAATGAAATGCCGAGTCATTAATCTAGCTCCATGTGGACAAAACAAACTGGCGCTTCCCTTCTTCATTTTGCTTATCCTCCCTGAGCCATTTGCTCGGCTGGCTGTCCCTTCCTCCGTTAGCTTCTCCTGTATGTCTCTCCTCATTGCTGTCAAATCTTAAGTAGCTCCTTTCCTGTATTGGCTTCCTTTGGACTCTCATTGGCCAAACGCCAGAATCTCCGGGTTTATTCTGTACCCTGCTCTTCCCGTTCTATGTGCTTTCCTTGGGTGACCTCATCTGCTCTTCTGGCTTCAATGACCAGAGACATATTGAAAATTCATATGCCTCTAGTTCTGTTCAGGCTTCACTTCTGAGTTCCAAAGCATGTGCTCAGTTGTCCCGTGGATACCTCCACTTAAATATCCCTCAGGTACGTCAGACATAGCTTCATCCTAACAAAATCAATACCTTTTCAGCCAAACGTCTTCCCTCGGATTCTCTGTATTGTCATCATCCAGGATCTCAgcctcttttcctcatttctagTCAGTCACCAACTTTAGTGAGATGAGGTGGTAGGGCTGGTTTCCAAGAGACACGCAGTGGATTGGGAGCTACTAACAGTGAGGACAACCACCTGGCAGAAATGCTGCTAGGGAGAGGGCCCAGTAAAGGAAGGGTGGCTATGGGTGATGCTTCAAATCTTGGGTAAATTTTACGTAGTATCACCAGATGCTGAGGGTACTTGGAGTTCTCGAGGAAAAAGGAACAGAGCTTGCCTGTGCCGGAACAGGAATAGGGACAGAAAGAAGTCCAAAACAGTTAAGTTTGAAAGTAGGAGGGCATGTGTACCTGGACCTCTGAGGGGTAAGGAGGTTCCAAGTGAGGGGTAAGGAAGACTACTTTTGTGATGTCTTCTCAACCTGTTTTTTTCCTCAGTAGCCTCCAGGCTACTACCCCCACCCAAGTCTTGTTCcgaaaagcaattttttttttttttttaaacggagtctagctcttgttgcccaggctgaagttcaatggcgcgatctcggcttactacaacctgcgcctcctgggttcaagcaattctcctgcctcagcctcccaaatagttgggattacaggcacccactacacacctggctacttttttgtatttttagtagagacagagttttaccatgttggccaggctggtctggaactcttgacctcaggtgatccacccgccttggactcccaaagtgctgggattacaggtgtgagccactgcacccagccctgaaaGAAAATCTTATTTAAGCTGTTGGCTCTAGTAACTTTTGGACATCAAGTTAAAAATTTCTTAGTTTCTCAAACAAGGTCCCTCAGAATATAGTCCCTGTTTGCTATCTACGCCCATCTCTTGCTACTGCATACACATTATTTTTGCTCCAGCCACATGGAAGTTCTTCCAGTCTTCTAAAAACATTACAACTTCATCCTTAGAATGTCTGTCTCACCACTCTTCCCCAGGctcattcattcttccatttctGCTTGTCCTTCAACGCTCAGTTCAAGCACCATCTCCCAGAAGCCTTTCACAAGCCCGATCTGATTTTGTCTGGGCTATCTTGGTATCCTAAAGGATAGGATCCACAAAAATATCATTTACCACACCTCACTGTAATCCATTAAGTTGCCTCTCTTCCCCAGTAGACTGGGTACTTCGTGAAGGCAGGTCTCAGTCTATCTTGTTTGCTATCCCCAATGTCTGGCACTTGATATTacttactcttttctttctttctttttttctccttccttccttcctgcctgcctgcctgccttccttccttccttccctttctttctctctctctctttccttctttcttttgctgtgtcacctaagatggagtgcagtggtgccatcctggctcactgcaacctcgacctcctgtgctcgaacaatcctcccgcctcaacctcctgagtagctgggactacaggtgcaggccactacccctggctaactttttttttttgtagagatggagtttcaccatgttgctcagtctCGACCTCCTGTACTCAAgagatccgccagcctcagcctcccaaagtgcttggattacagtcatgagccactgcgcttggccggCACTtgatacttttaaataaatagttattaaCCATGAAACTTTTAAAGTTTAAGCAATAGGCTGTTTAACCTGGAAGACTTTTAACATTTAAACAGCAGGCCATTTAATTGTGGCATTTCACATGCTACACCAGTGTATGGAGCTCCTGGTGGCCGGTGCAATGTTGCTGACCCATTTGGCAGTGGGAAAATCCGGGCATCCAGGAGTGCATTTCTAGGAGGTATCTCCAGCCCTCACACCAATCTCAAACTGCCTGTCATCTGCAGAACCCACTAAATCAGCGCGCTTCTGGCCTTGACCCACTTGGTGGTTAACTACAGCCACTAAGAGGTGGGCAGATAGATACTTTTGGTAAGTCGTCTTTGGGTTAGGGAGTGCATGGGTTATGCCTGTCTAGATgggtgtgtttttgtgtgtgtgcatgggcgggggaagggaggaaggaggccgAATGTGCATCCCTTCTACAGGGACGCCTTTCCAGACCTCCTTATTAGATGGCGTTCACCTCCTCACCCTCTCTCAGTCCCTTATTCTCCTCTTACACCGATCACGACTTGATTAATGCCTGTCTCCCAGCTAGGCCGCCAGCTGCACGAGGTAAGGAACCGAAGGCATTTCGGTTCTCCCTGGCAATCCCCCTCCTCAGAAGGATGCCTGAGGCATAACAAGtgttccagaaatatttattccGCAACCGCTCTGGGCCAGTCTGGATGGACCCGGCGCCCGCTGGGCTGGGGGCCCCCGGCCGGCACTGACGCCCCGCCCACCACCGGCCGGcccgggcggggcggggcgcggcCGGGCGCTCTCGCGGGGACCGTTCTCCGGCTCGCGTGGGCGATGCCCGGGCGGGGAAGCGGGAGGAGACGACGGGACGCGAGGTAGCGGCCTGGCCAATGAGCGCGGGTCGGGCGGGGCTCCGGGCCGGCGGCCTGGGCGCGCGCGGGGCTGGGCGTGCCGCGGGTGACGGCGGGGCCGGGCGGGCCAATGGGCGCTGGGTGGCGGGCGGGCGGGCCTGGCTGCCGGGGGCTTTAGGACGTGAGCGGGCGGCCGGCCGGACAGACTTACGTGTGAGCTGCATCGCGGGAGGCGCATGGCGGGGATGGCGCTGGCGCGGGCCTGGAAGCAGATGTCCTGGTTCTACTACCAGTACCTGCTGGTCACGGCGCTCTACATGCTGGAGCCCTGGGAGCGGACGGTGTTCAGTATCCTGTCCGGGTCGCGGGCGCGGGGGCCGGGGTGGGGGCGCGGGCCGCGGGGCCGCAGCTCCCAGGCCCGGGGCCTGGGGTGGAGGTTGGAGCGGCGGCCCCGCGGGTCCTGTGCGCGGAAGCCGAGGAGTAGCGGGGCAGGGGGAGGTCTGGGGGCCTAGGGCCGGGCTTGCGGGGTtaagtgggaggtgggggaggcgaGAACTCTTGAGATCCGGAGTCACCCGTGAGTCGCTGGACCCAAGGAGGAAGCGTCTTGATTCCTGGAGAAAATCTCCGAGGGTGATGTGTAACCCGTGTGTCGCCTGCACTTCGGCCGCGCCTGCCTTTGGTTCAGTCCCCTGTTCCTGTAGGAGGCGGGGATCATGTAACAGTGGAGTACGTCGCTCCCGGCTTGGACGCCGTTGACCTTTAAGTGTTCCTGATGTAGTTGGCTTTGGGTCTACCAAGAATTCTAACCAGTTAACCAGCTTTTAAGCCAGATTCTGAATTTGTAGGCATGACACTCCAGTAGTTTTTGACAGCAGTTTAAGTTATTGTATCTTTTTGGTCTTCAAGGTGGGGagttttaaaagtgtatttattgCTTCTTTGCACCGTCCGTAGAAGTCGGCCTGAAAAGTGGTGCAATTTGTGGTTAGTTGTCGGTAGGGTTTGAAACTGTTGTGGTGGATAGTTAGTAAATTATTAATGACTGTTGAGTGGTTACTATAAGCAAAGCATTTGTGCAAAGCACGTTTTCTGTATCTTAACTCATCTAACTTTGAGAACTTCAATTAATAACTCAGGATTGTGAAGATAGGCTCCCTGAAAGTCTGATGTTTCTTGTCTCTACTTGTCCATATTGACATCCTTTGATGATATTCTTGCAGATTGAATACTGATAATGAATGAGATGTAACTTTTTACAAACTCAGGCCAATACGAAACATATTTCACAAAACATGTTTAGTTTATCCACGTTCTCTCCTTTTCAGTGTGGTTTAGTTGGAGTAGCTTACTTCAGAACAACTTTGTGAATGCATTGTTGCATTCCAGTGAGTGACTGAGGTAATTTCATTCCAAGCCTTATCAAgtgtgtttgttttgaaatagcTTAAGGTTGTACTCAAAGCTGAGTCTTTTGTTTCAGCACTTTTGAAGAATTTGAGATGCTTTCAAAGCAGTTTATTTATTAGGAATTTAAGAAACCAGAATGCATATTTTGGATTTAGACACTGAAGATAGTTTGCTTTGATTTCCTGCACCATTTATTTGTAGCTGCACTTTAGTCTCACTCTTTAGGGCTCACAGGGCCATGCCTTGTAAAATACAtacttaaatgcatatttaatagAAGTCTCTCTGTAGAAGCAAGCGTATCTTGACTCACATAACACAtcctaaaattaatttaaacaatgCTGGTACATTGAAGCTCTTTAAATCAGAGATTGAATGTAGAGTGCACTATTAGAATATAGTATAGATTTTACACCTAAAAGCTTTTACACCTAAAATCTAATATAGATTTTACACACTAAAATGCTACAGTTATCAATGATGTTAAGATTTTTCTGTTATGTTGCAATAGTGATAGTATCCTATAAAGAACTAGGTGATGGCTTTTTTGGGGTATggagaaataaattatgaaatgaaaTTCAGTGCCTTTGTAGATATTTGCCTTTAATGGTTTTGAGTTACCATTGGTTTAGCGACCAAGtagtttcaaatttttttttcaaataggtGACAACTGCAACCAACTGACATCCAGTATTATAGAACCTTATGATTTTAAACTTGAGATTAAAAAAGGTCTCATTTCAAATTTCATGTTATTGGGGTTAGAAATGCAATCATTTGACATAAGCCAGTCTTGAATTACTATCAgctgttatatttatatttttccacttCAACTTCTAGAATCATTTAAAACTGTCTGGTAGTTTGGAACATCAATTTGAGATTGAATCCTCGTTTTAGCTTGACGGAAGAACTGAATAAGaaagctggattttttttcccccaacttgtCAGGAGGCTTACTGTGAAGTACTTTGAATTTCATAAATCCATTAACGATTAGTAAGCTTCACCCAGAACTGATTTGTGGCCAGCTACATGGTGTTAAAGGAAAGAGGCATACTTTCTACAGCTTAAACATTACATTCAACTTAATCATCAATCCTAGAAACCTAAAATTTAGAGAAATTTGCCTCTGCCGGTCTGAAAATTGGTGTCTGTCTGAGTTAGAAGTCCTGAACAGAGGAGGACTTtagattgatttcttttctctctctctctttctctctctctctctctctctgtgtgtgtgtgtgtgtgtgtgatgaagttttgctcttgttgcccaggctggagtgcaatggcacgatctcagcgcgctgcaacctccacctcccaggttcaagtgattctcctgcctcagccttcagaatagccaggattacaggtgcctgccaccacgcctggctaatttttgtatttttagtagagatggggtttcaccacgttggccaggctggtctcgaactcctgacctcaggtgatctgcccgccgcagcctcccaaaatgctgggattacaggcatgagccaccatgcctggccagattaattttctttttttttcgttttctttttttttgagatggagtctctgtcgcccaggctggagtgtggtggtgcaatcttggctcactgcaacctttgcatcccggattcaagcaatgctcctgcttcagcctcccaaggtagctgggattacaggtgcccaccaacacgcccatctaatgtttgtatttttagtagagccagggttgggggtggggtgggggagtggttttaccatgttggccagtctggtctcaaactctgacctcaagtgatctgcccacctcggccttccagagtgttgggattgcaggcgtgagccaacgtgcctggcccagattaaTTTCTTAAAGAGGATAGATGCATTAGTTTACATTTCCTTGCTAtataatgcctttttaaaaatttgaagttgTGGGCCTagtgcggtggtgggtgcctgaaatcccaactactcgggaggctgaggcaggagaatcgcttgaacctgggaggcggaggttgcagtgagccgagatcacgccactgcactccagccttggtgacagagcaagattccatctcaaaaagaaaaagttgtaatTTCAGGGGAAATTGATAACGTACTATCACTGTACTTTCCAGGGGCATCCTTGAGCATCTGAATGGATGTTTAGAAATTCTTTGCTTCTTGACTTCCCAAATCAAATAGCTAGAAGTTAGTTAAAAGCTGTTGTAAATTGAAAGTCaatctcggccgggcacggtggcggttcaccagcctggctaacatggtgaaaccccatttctacaaaaaaaaaaaaaaaagccggtgtggtggcgcacgcctgtagtcccagctacttgggaggctgaagcaggagaatcgcttgaacccaggaggcaaaagttgcagtgagctgagatcacgccactgcactccagcctgggccacagagcaagactccatctcaaaaaaaaaaaagtctatctcaggtctggtgcggtggctcacacgtgtaatcccagcactctgggaagccgaggtgggcaaataGCTGAAGTCCAGGAATATGaaaccagcctaggaaacatggcaaaactctgtatctactaaaaatgcaagtattagccgggtgtggtagctacTTCGgtggctgaggcaccagaatctcttgaatctgggagacggaggttgcagtgagctgagatgacaccactgcactccagcctgggtgacagcctgttcaaaagagaaaaaagaatctcaATTGAATATAAGTATTTTTGAACTTACCTATTTAAAGAAATTGCAAtttataaaaaagattttaagatgTGTTTTTAAGGAAAAGCCTCTATTGGGTCAAGTCAGACACATTGTAAATAGTTCTTGAAACAGTGAGATTTATGAATAAGTTTTGTAAATTCTTCCTCACTAGGACCTATATGCTAAGTTTTCTTTTACCatctgtcttgtcttttctttctttgtattttttttttgagacagtcttgctctgtcatccaggctggagtgcagtggtgcgatctcggttcactgcaacctctgcctctgggacttaggcgattctcctgcctcagcctcctgagtagctgggactacaggccgtgccaccatgcccggctaaatttttgtattattaattgaggtggggtttcaccatgttagccaggctggtcttgaactcctgacctcaagtgatccacccacttcagcttcccgaagtgctgggattgattacaagcataagccgaGATGCCCGGGCTACCATCTGTCTTCTAATAAGACATTTGAAGTGATACATTAGCGTTTGGTTTGTCAAGGAATATTTGAACTTTTTCCATGTGCAGACATGTTTCTATCTTACAGAGAAATGGGACATGACACCTGCattaagacaaaagataacaataaaaaagaatctgaTAAGTGCTAATTAGTATTACAGTATGTACTACAAAAGGAGACCTACCATAGACTGAGAACCACTTACCTCATCTCAGGaggagacattttttttttttttttttttgagacggagtctcgctctgtcgcccaggctggagtgcagtggcatgatctccgctcactgcaagctccgttgcctcccgggttcacgccattctcctgcctcagcctccctagaagctgggactacaggcgcccgccaccacgcctggctaattttttttatatttttagtagagacggggtttcaccgtgttcgccaggatggtctcgatctcctgaccccgcgatccacccacctcggcctcccaaagtgctgggattacaggcgtgagccaccgcgcccggccaggaggaGACATTTTTAACAGACGTTTCAAAAGTTTCCTTTCCCTACCGGCATCCAAAGGTGGGAAAGAAAAGACCaggttttggccaggcgtggtggctcacgccggtaatccgagcactttgggaggccgaggcatgcaggtcacaaggtcaggagatggagaccatcctggctaacacagtgaaaccccgtctctactaaaaatacaaaaaattagccggccatggtggcaggcgcctgtagtcccagctacccgggaggctgaggcaggagaatggcgtgaacccgggaggcggagcttgcagtgaggcgagattgcgccactgcactccagcctgggcgacagagggacactctccgccaaaaaaaaaaaaaaaaaaagaccaggtttTGTAACCAAGAGAGGCTTTTGTAACAGTGAGATTGGCCCTGAAGTATCTCACTGGATAACATTGTAACCATGCCTGTTGAGAGGTGAAAAAACTAAGAAtagtttgttaaaataatttgaatcaactttgggaggctgaggtggatggatcacctgaggtcaagagttcaaggccagcttggccaacatggtgaattcttgttgctactaaaaatacaaaaattagtggggcatggtggctggcgcctgtagtcccagctacacaggaggctgaggcaggagaatcgcttgaacccgggaggcagaggttgcagtga
Encoded proteins:
- the SPTSSA gene encoding serine palmitoyltransferase small subunit A produces the protein MAGMALARAWKQMSWFYYQYLLVTALYMLEPWERTVFNSMLVSIVGMALYTGYVFMPQHIMAILHYFEIVQ